GAAGCGGGAAAGTCCTTCTTCCCGGATGCGTGTCGGGCGTCCAGACGGGGAGCCTACCGTGTTCATCCCGTCGTCTTCGGCAAGCTATACGGGGGAAACCGTGACATATCTCTTCTCTTTTTTGATCTTCTCGGGCTCGCCGTCGTCGTCTGGACGGCGCTTGCCCATGTGGCTGTGTGAGGACATCTTGTTGTTCCCGGACACACTGCGGGTTTCGATAAGCTCGGCCCTCTTTCGGCGCTTGCTCGCGCCAATGTGCCGACGAATCATCGGGATATCGAGCGACGCGCAGCTCTTTGCTGCAACGTTCATCCGCTCACAAGCATCTGCACGACGCCCGCCTCCGCTTGCAAGAGTGACGCATAGGTCAATCCGACGGGGATGACACCGGTCAGATCAAAAGCTTTCTCCCACGTCTCTCCTGGTGACTGGTGGGCCGCGGGCACATGTGAATATCCTCGAAGTCGTCGTCAACCGCAGGGGTGCTGGCCATGCCCACACCCCTCAGACCGATCACGCGTGCTGAAGTGGTCCACGCAGGGTGAGACGAAACGCATCGTCCACTCCCAGCACATGCAAGCTTGCCCTCACTCGTCCGTGAGCATGGCCGCGATCATCATCCCGAACACGGTCAGGGCGACCAGCAGATCCAGCACGCGGGGACGTGGGTACAGACCGGTCCGGTAACCATCGACGGTTTTGGCCAAGGGCTGGAAGAACGGCGGCCTTGGCACGAACGCCTCTAGCCACCCCATGAGGAGGAAGGCCCCCATTGCCAACGAGTGTTTGCGACTGGGGGCGGCGAGCATAAGGCCAACGCCCCAGACAAACAGCATGGCCGCCCATGCTCGGCGTTTCCAAGGGATGGGTTTTTGTCTGCACATGACTTAAAGCACTTTAGCACCAATCACCCCGATGGCCGGTCGCCGGCCGGCTCTTCCAATACACCAGGGCGCGCTCGGCGGCCAGGATGCACGAATGAGGATAGGGGCGGGCCTGTCCTGACGAACGCTCAGGCTGTCTTGCTGTCCCGCTCGGTCACCATGGCGATGGCGTCGGCGAGCAACCCGCGTTGGTAGTCCTCCCTCTTGCGAATCCAGCGCACGAACAGGCTCATCACCAGAAGGCCCAGCAAGGACAGCGGTACGGACAACAGGATTTGGCGGCTGGCGGGCGAAACCCCGATAACGTGAAGGTCGCTGAGCGTTTTGACCGAGGTCAGCACGACGGCAATGGTCGCAAGGCTCACCTCCCCCTTGCCGAAGAAAAACGTGTGGACACCCCGGTCAGACAAAAGGCGCTGGTCGAAGTAACGGGCCACACTTTGCAAAACCGGCAGCGGGTAGACCGCAATGGACCTGACCTGCTGCTCATGCAGCCCGTACCCTGAGCGCAGATGGTGGGCGTCGTTTTTCCGCAACCACTGTTTGTTAAACAGGAGGATGGCACCGACAACGAGAAGGGTCCCCACACACAAGACAAGCGCGCCGATGGAGATGACGTCCGTCAGCTGATAAAGAATAGGGTCGTTTTGCTCGGTCGGCGACCGGCCAAGCCAGGCGTCGACGCCATACAGGATGACGACGGACGCGATGACGGGCGGAAGACACCACCAGTAAACCGTGACAATGACCTTGCCGACGTCGAAGGGATTGTGGCCGGACCGGTAGCGCTCAGCGTTGGCCAGGAGGTCGATGACGTCGCTGGCCTGCTTGAGGCTGATATCTCCGGCGGGCGCCAGACCTTGCTTATCCATTTTCATCCCTGGTGTGATTTTGACCGGCGGGGAGTTTACCGCTTCCACGCGGCCCACTTGCACCCATCGGCTTCCCTCGGGCCGGCGAACGCCGGGTCGACCCTCTGCGCCTCGAATTCCTCGGTCAAGGCGAGCACGCGGCGTCTCAGGGATCGGGAAAGCGACCGCACCCAAGCACGTGGCACCATGCGGCCCGCTCGGCTCAAGCTTTACTGATGCTTGCCGCTAACGACGTATTACCATGTGGATATAGCCATGCTTCGCACAAGCACTCTCTTACTTCTGGCCCTGCTTGCTGCTCCAGCGGTCGCGCAGCAGATGCCTTCGGCATCCAACACGTCCTATCAGAACACGCCCTACCAGATGGTGCCACGCTCGGATATTGCAAACTTCAGCATCCGCTGCTTCAAGGGCGATCAACTCATCTGGGGCATCTACCCGCGTGGCACAACGAGCGACAACCAGGTGGCCCGCCAGATTTACTATCAGCCAAAAGCCGACGGGAGGATGGTGCTCAGCTTCCTACGAGGCTTTACCACAGGCGAGAAGCAAACAACGTACGTGGCCGCAGTCGACGTGAACTGCGAGATGGCCGAACAGTAGTCGGGAGGGGCGGGTGTCGTGCGATCGCACAGCCCGATCGTAATGTGAGCTGCATTTCGCATCCGAACGCCACCGTCGCATGGGAGGGCCGATGCGACCCGACCAACGCCCGAATCGCACCCTCGGCGTCAAAGAACACGGCCCACCTGCCTTCCCAAGGCATGTCACTGTCGCGCACCGTCGTGCGGATGGCGTGCCAGGGTGACGTGGTTCATCGGTGAACGCAAAGCGGGCCAGTCAAATTATCTCATGCTCCCATTTTTTCGACTGGCCGATCTTTCCTTAACGCATTGAACATTGGCAAGCTTCGCATGGCACAGTCCCGCTGGCTTCCAACTCTCAACGCGGGTCGTGGCGGGTCGTGGCGGGTCGTGGCGGGACGTGAAGGACAAGAGCAAAGGCGCGCCGTGGGATGGAACCAATGGCCATCAGTAGCATCTGCTCGCCCGCAGGCATGAGCGCGACATTGCCAGGGCCCCTTCCGGCGTGCACGCCCGCTCGCATCTCAAGGCAGGTATCGCCATCGAGCGAATAGGAAGCCTCGGGACCGGAGTGCTTGTGCGCCGGTGCACTCATTCGCGGGGCGAAAAAGGCATGAACGTATTCCGCGCTGAAGGACCTTGCCTGGACGACGGGCAACGGCCCAATGCTCGCCACATGGCTGCCCTTCAGCGGTCGACAACCTTTGCTGGCAATGGTGAAGAGCCATACTTTCCCGAAGTCCGCCACAACCACACCATGATGGCCTTTATCAGCACCTGCACTCCTGGCGGTCGGGAATACATCGATGTACCAATACAGCGGACCCTTAGGAAGTGCACCCAAGCCCTCATGCGCGAGCAGACAGGCAGGACCAGGTTTCGGCTCGTCCCCGTGGAATGCGCAAGGCACCGATGTCACGACGCGACCTGCGTCTTGTGCTTGTCCGAAGCAGCGCCCCGGGAGGATCGCCGAGGCGAGCATTGCACTTAGGGCGACGGCTCAAACACGAAAGTGCATACTGTCTTCCGGCTGCGTTTGCTACGCGTTTGGCCGAGCGTAGGACATCGCGATCGTTTCAGTCAGCCCAACCTTGGACATACCACTACGCGTGGTGGCGCCTTTTCCCACCAAGATTCATTTGCATCGCGCACTGTCGAGCGCCATCTCGCTTTCAACGGCGCTTCAGGGCTCCTTGTCAGCCCCCCTTACATTACAACTCGTGGGCTCCATGGATCACGCCGCCCACACATCCGGCCGGGCGATCTAGATGCGCACCGTCACGGAAATGATCCAAAGCGCGAGCGCGGCAGGCCAAGCAGCCAACACCGTGGCAACCTCGTTCTCCACCATGGGTCACGTCCAAGCGATCCCCGGCTGCTGGTGCCGCGCGACCAATCCCGCACACAGATTTCGCCCGGATAGCCACATCTCCGTGACGGTGACACATTCCACGATCGGAACTGCGGGCTCCCTGGGCGCCGCTCACGGCACAGCGAAGTCGGCCCGCATGACATTTTGCGTGGATTTGACCCAAGAAGGCCGAACCAGCATGCTGACGGCAGATTGACGGACCAAGAAGTCCCTGCAGCCGCGGCCAAGGTGCTTTGGGCTATGCCGACGTTGCGCTAACCCCTCGCCCAGCACCGGCCCGCGGTGTCATCCGGGGGTGTGCCTGCGACCCGGACAGGGTGCGAGACACGGCACACAGCCCTGGAAGGAGCCACGACGCCCGTCCGCAAGACCTTTCCTTTGTGTGGAGAGACCCGGTGGCCGCGCTCCGCCTTGCGCACTAGGATGAACCTTCTATTGCCAGGACTCGGTCATGACGCTCGAAGACGTGATTGCCACCGCGACGCACTTGGCGGCCGCCGTCGAAGCGGGCGACCACAGGAATGCACGCCTGCTCGCGATCGACGTCGCCAAGTTCGCTGGCAGGGCGGAACTCCAGACGGTCGCCCAGACGGCGCAGCGCGTTGTTGATGCCCTATCAGAAGATCCGACCGAGGAGGGTGATCTGGGCCTGGCCATGATCGTGCTTGCCGACGAGATCGCCCTGTTGATCGACGGCGCGCACACCTCCGACGAGGAAGGCTAGGTTTTCGATCTGATCCGCCACGAGGCGGCGGACTGGCTGGGCACCACGTCTGCAAATCCTTCCGGGTCCGCGACCCTCGCGCCACCATGCGTGAGCATCGCGCGATGCCGGTGCCTCCTTCCTGTTGCGCTGTCGTCCCTGTCGTCATGGATGACCGGTCCTCCTGCCTTCTGGCGGGCAGGCGGGCGGCTTTCCGGCAACGCGCTCATGCGCACCTCCCCACCGGTGACATTCCGACTCGGGGGGTGGTGTGTTCGGCAGGCATGCAGGGACCCAACGTCTCATGGACAATCGGCCGCGCCACGGCACCCGTTGTTGGCGTCGGCGCTTCGTTCATTGAACTCGGCAGCGCGGCGGCCCGAACTGGCGAGGACCGGCATCACCCCGATCCCCGCCCCCGCTGATGTCAGCCGGTCCTTCGGACACCCATACGGCCGCGCGAACGACCGCATGGCGGACGTGCCCCAAGTAAGTCACCAGCCGCCCACGCCTCCCGGCGAAGCGGACCAGCTTGCCTCCGGGATCGACGGGAAAACAGCGAAAGCCGAAGACCCCGAAAGCGTGTCACATGCGTCGTCGCAGGAAAAGAGACCCTGGTGGCAAATTGAAAGGTTTTGACCGTGTATCGAAAAGCAGCGTATCCGCTCAATCGTCTAAGGCGCCGTCGCGGGATGCGACCGTCCAACCACCAGGCCGCCGGATGGCCCATTCGACTTCGCAAGCGACCGCGTCAGAGATGCGGGCCCATCAGGCAGACCGCGCCATTGATCCTCGGTCAAGCAGCCCCAGCGGCACCTTGCGCGGCCAGTGACACCTCCCCTTCCCCTGCCAGTTGGGCGGTAAGGTGGCGAAGTGTCGCTATACGGCTAATCGCGTCGCATGACGCCCTGATCATGTCGCAAGTGCGTTTCATGTCGCGACCCTGCACATGGGCCACGTCCTATCAACGTCTTCGCTTCCACGCCATTGCCGAGCCGAAGCATTTGAGCGAGCGATATTACCGCCTTATCGCGTCGCGATCGGGCGACGCAGCGGTGCGGCGGTGTGGAAAGCAGAGCGTGGCCGTCGCGATCTCATGCGCATAACCGGCACATCATGGCATGGAGCGCGGGCCAGGACCGGGAATGGTTTTTGTCCGCAGCCTCGCTCATGCCGTTCGACCGGCAAGCCCAACAGTGACGTAGCGCGCACTCCCGCGCATTGCGCGCACCGCATAGGAACCTTTCCTATTCAAATCCCCAAAACCCGGTGAGACGTTTGGATGGCCATTTGGCAAACAAATCATGGAGACAACATGGATACGTTAGATAGCCTGAAGCGTCTCGGATACAGCGCCACGGTTGCCATCGCCCTGTTTGGCACAAGCCTTCTCGCCCGGGCGAGCGATATCCCAGCACCGACGGGAAGTTCCCCCCAGATTCTGGTCGATCGGGCAGCTGCGCCCATCCATAGCGAAGATGACCTTTATCGCTATACGACGCTCACCCCCAAGGCGCAATCACCGCTGAGTCTGCTGTCGCCGCAGGGGCAGAAGCGGTTCCTGTCCTCACTGAAGTTCAACGACAACGGCCTTGTCGGCTTCAATTACGCCGACCTTCGGAACGAATTGACACCGGTGCAGATTTACCAGGTCCTCAGTCTCTTCGGCGCGCAGCGCCTGGCGGCAGTGGTGGCGGGCCCGAAGACCGGCCCGACCGAGGCGGACAGCGCACTTGGCCTCGTGAAGCCGGCCGAAGGGGTCGGTGACGATTACGAGGGATATGCGTGCCTCCACCCGCACACGTGCTCGAAGTCGATAAATGACATCTGCATGCGTGGCTGCTGAGCGGCAAATGCCATGGCCGCCAATGTTGCGGCCATGGTTCTCTCGGAGAAACGAATGAATCCTCTGCTTTTCCGCGCCTTGTGCGCATTGGCTGCGTGCCTGGTGGCTGGATCAGCGCTGGCCGGCACCACCAACGAGCTTCTCGACCGCTTGCAATCTGCAGCGCGCAGCCCGGCGGCATCCGACCGGGAGAAGGCCTCGCACTTGACGACCCTCTACGACCAACACGGCAGACCCACCCCGTCCTCAGCCAGCGCGCTGCCCGATAAGGATCTACGTGCGTGGTTCCTTGCGGCATTCTACGTCATCTACTACAGCGATAGCCCATCGCACCTTGGTGACCTTTATCTAATCAGGAACGTGCTGGTTGCCCATCAAGCAGACGTCCGTGTCGAAACCGACTATCTGTTCAGGGCGTTGGTCATGCTGCGCCGTTTTGACGAAGCAAAGCGGCTGTCGACGTCGTCTCCCGGAGCATTTGAATCCATCCCGGACGTCGCTTGGCTGCCGGGCGCGCGGGCGGCCGACACCCCCATTCTTGTGCCCGACCCGAACGGTCGTCGCCTGGAAGTGCGCCCCTTCAGGTTGCGGGACGATTTCACAGTCCTGGTGGTGTCACACCCCCTGTGCCACTTTTCACGGAACGCCTCCCGCGATATCACCGCCGATGGGCAACTCTCGCATCGGCTCGCCGGCCATATCATCTGGATTGAGCCACCCGGGCAGAAACTGGATATGACAGCGACGGCTGACTGGCAGCGGGAGCTGGGCGACCAGCCGGTGGTGTTGATGAACAGCCAGGGCGAATGGCCGTTGCTTGATTCGTTTGACACGCCAACCTTCTACGTCTTTCGTGGAAAAACCCTGGTGGGACACAAGGCGGGCTGGGCAGGGCCTGGGGATCGAGCGGCGCTCTCCGCGCTCCTGGACCGGGCAGCGGGTGGCCAAGCAAGCGAGCAGCTCGCGACCTCGCTTGCGAGCGGTCGCCTTTTTGAGGAACAAGGTTGTTGCAAGGATCAAGGCTGGCCGCACAGTGCTTCGATGACAAGTGCGAACGCAGGGACGATCTGGTGACAGCTGCGGTAATACCGATGGAAGCCCGGCAACCGTGACCACCGGTCCAGGGCCGTCATGGCGTGGCTTGGCGCCCTACGCAATATAACTACCCGCGCGGACGTACTCGTGAAGCTGAGTGTCCGGGCCGCCGCGACGAAGGATTCGACAAGGCGTGTAAACAGGTTCTTCTGTTCGTGGCCAGCGTCGTATGTGGTGAGCCGGTATGCTTTTCGAGATGGGCGCCTTTCGTGAACCTCCCCACTGAGAGGGATCACATTTCTGAGTGCACATAGCGCCGTCCATCCGCGCTTCAAGTCCGACTGGCAGGACGATCAATCGCCATTTCACCCCACGCAGAGCCGTAAATCCGGCGACCAGCGACGGACTTTCACATGTCCAAGCGGCAAGCCGCTTGTATGACCCACCAGCATCGGCAACCTCTGCGAACGTTCTTCGTTCTCCGATAATGCATGAGCGTTCCCGGATGAGCAACACAGTTGCATTCAGAGTGAGACTACCGAACAAGTTCTTGCGACACCCATAATGCCAAAGGCGACGCTCATGACAGCGGGCGTCACTGAAGACTTTCACCTTGGCACAAGGGAACGGGGATGACTTACCGCAATGGCTTCGACTCCCAGCTTCTTCCTGATGATTCGGTGCCCATCCTGATCGATTACCAACCCTGCCTTGCCCGATCTCATCAGCCGCGACCCACGCATTGTGGTCAACAAAACGACAGGCTTGGCCAAGACCGCAAAGGTCTTCAACGTGCCAACCCCGGTTCTCATTCGGCGGTCAGCGGCGTCGCGTGTTTCTGGAGCAGTAGCTTCTTCATGCGCCGGCTCCCGGCACACGCCGACCCGCGCGCCCCGCCACGCCTTGCAATGGACAGGACCGACCAAGTGGCTTGCGTCACCGGACCAGCAATGGCTTTGGTCAGCGCACGGCGGACACCGCCACTGGCATACCTCCGCCTCCCGTTGAATGCGATCTTGCCGACGCGTTTTCGACGTCCACGTCGCTCCTTCCCATGTCTTCCGACACTCGATTTGGCCACGTCGCCGATGATCCCAAGGCCACTTCCGTTCGTGCACGTGCGACAACCGTGTCCGCAAAAGAGCCCAAGTGAGTCGACCAACAACGATGACAACCCACAAAAGTGGAAAGGCAATCCCGCCTGCACGCGGCAAGATGCTCGACACACCACTTTCGGGTCGAAGACGGCCGAGGTTGTGATGCCCAGGGTTCGCTGTTGACCATGCATGGTCGCGACCATGCAAAAGCCATTACAACTCCAGAGACTGATCAATGATCGACTTGAACGGAAAGCGCGCACTCGTTACCGGCGGCTCCCGAGGCATCGGTGCCGCCATAGCACTGGTGCTGGCAGAAAATGGCGCCGATGTCGCAATCACGTACCAGCGCTCGGCGAACCCGGCGCAACAGGTGCTCGACTCGGTGAAAGCCCTAGGGCGGCGCGCCGTGGCGATTCAGGCAGATAGTGCCGATCCCTTCGCGATATCGACGTCAGTCAACGATACTGTGGCAGGTCTGGGGGGAATCGACATCCTGGTCAACAGCGCAGGCGTCGGCCATGTCGGCCTGATCGCCGACATTGATCTCGACGAATACGAGCGGTTGATGGACGTGAACGTGCGCGCGCCCGTCCTCTTTGCAAGAGCGACGATTCCGCACCTGCCCGGTGGCGGCCGGATCATCGTGATCGGCTCCGCGCTGGGCGAGCGCGTTCCCTTTCCTGGCAACACCGCATACGCCATGTCGAAGGCCGCGCTCACATCGTTCACGCGGGGCCTGTCACGCGAACTGGGGCCACACGGGGTGACCGTCAACCTCGTGCAACCCGGCGCGACCAATACGGACGCGAATCCTGCCGACGGGTCAACAGCAGCGTTTCAGCGCGGTTTGACCTCACTGGGGCGCTTCGCAGAGCCGCGCGACATCGCAAATGCCGTTGCTTTTCTCGCCAGCCCAGCCGCGTCGATGATCACAGGCACCACGCTAACCGTCGACGGTGGTGCCATCGCGTGAAGGACCACGAGTCCAGGGGGCCCACGCCCCATCGGCTACGGGCGGCCAGGCACGAAATGGCGCGCGAGATGGCCGTCGGCGTGGGGCGCATGCTGCCTCGGGCGAATGCGACGCATCGCGCATTCATTTCTCGCGAATGTTCAAGCCGAGCACTGGCATGACGCGCCGCCGATGGCACTTTCGACGTCGCCTGTGCGGCGCGCCGCTTCTTCTCAAGACCACGCAGTCCTCCCTGACGGACATCACGGGTCCTTGCGGCTTCATGCGCTCACGTTTGCTTCGGGCTTCGGCTTGATCCACAGCTGTGCCGCGCGTCGCGACAACTGCGCGAGAACAACGGAGGCGCTCAACACATCAACAGAAGCCTACCTATACGCCAGCGACGTGACCGAACGCCAGACGACGCCCAGCGCTGGCGATAAACGCCTCGAGCGACGAGGACGCCTTTTTCGCCCACCGTCGTCGGCAGCGCGTCGGCCCGTTGTTGCTCAAGGCCTGGATGAAACCGTCAGGCCCATCACACCAACATCAGGCAGAAAGGGACGCAGAAAGCGTGGCGCAGGGTCACCAATTCGGTCCAGCCGAAGCCGTCGACGGGCGCTGTCACCGACTGTGTCGACAGTGAGCAACCACTGGGCATTGCGGCCCTCTGTCAGAGCCGACTGACGACGCGATCCACCGCCGCCTGTCGGGGCAAGCTGACCCTGGATGAGCGCCCGACTCGACAGGGCAGCCTGTCGCCCCACTGTAGCCCCGGGGGCGGCGGCAAACACGAATAGCGGTACAGCCTTGCTAAAGCGCCGGCCGGCCCCGCCGATAAGCCGGTACAGGCCCAGCGGTTGGGTCACCCGTGAGGCAAGCCATGAGAACCCTGCCCCTTGCTGTCGCCATTCTGGCAAGCATCGCGTCCGGCCCCACCCTCGCAGCCTGCACCGCAAAGGATTTCAACATCGAAGCCTTCGCGGTCAAGTTGCAGCAAGGGTCAGGCCAACCACGTTTCAGCATGAAGGGCCAACTCGTCAACCACTGCGCGGAAGCAGCGGCTGCGCAGGTCCGCATCGATGCAAAGGACGCTTCGGGAAAGGTCATGGCCAGCAAGCAGGGCTGGCCCGCCGGGACGTCCAACATCGAACCGGGCAAGGCCGTTGACTTCGACCTGGGCCGTCTGTTCCGTTACCAGCCGGGCATGACCGACTACACCGTCCTCATCTCGGATGCCAAGACTTGGTAACAAGGACGTGCGGGCGCGCCGACGGCAGGCGGGGACCGCTGCGGCCGGCGGTGTGGCTCAGATGCCAAGGGGGTATTGCTGGACTCTCAGGCCGGTCCAGGCGTGGCGAACGGCACAACCCGCGTGATGCGCGGAATGTGCAACGTCGACCATCCGGACGCTCCCGCCGATTGACGGATGAAGTCAGTCAACGCGGGCACGCAGGGGCTGCGTCACCAACATCGGGCGTGGGTCCGCCGACTGCGCGGGGGGAGGCAATCGGCCTGGCATGGATTGCCATTTGCCCGGAGAAGCCAGGATGGAGTTCCCGCCCAGGTGTACCCGTGCCCACCGTCATCCGTCTGAATGATTACCTCCAATCCATGGGGCTGTATCTGTCGAAGGGCATGGGGGACGACAAGACCGCCAAGGGCTGGTCGGTAAGGTCGGTCGCCTATGGTGAGCTCGGGAGCTGGTGTCACCGACCCACCGGCGCCGCACTGTGGCACTGGTGGCTACTTACCTCTGCCGTCCAAGACGCAGAGGACCGCTGCCTGACCCTTGTGCTTGAGCACTATCAAACGGCGCCGACGGCCGAACTCGAAGCGCTGGTCGAGTGGGCGGACCGGCATGGAAACGTCCTGGGCGGCCCGTACGGGAACACTGTGTCGGGCGTGTTTGAACCGCTGTGCAATCAGCTGGCGGAGCATGGTCCTGGGAAAATGTACTCATGCAAACCTGTGACGCCGTCCCTGCGCCACTTGCCCCCTTTTTCCGGGATGCCGACTGGAGCGCACGCGCGGTGAAGAACCGTGTGCGCAGCCACAAGAACGGGACGTCACTCCGGCGAGGCCTAAATGGGGAACGGATCAGTCGGCTTGCGCGTCGGGCATGTCTGGAGCGCATCCGCCAGCTGCCTGCAGCCCCGAGGGAATGCCAGCCCCAGAGAAGACTCCAGGGCGTGCTTTTCTTGCTGGTGGACGAAACGGGTATCGACGTACTCCCCCTATCCGAAGGCCGGTTTAGGGCGGCTTGAGAGGTCCCTGGCAACTGGCCTTCCTGAATGATGTCGGACAGGTCGTATCAACCTGATCACCCTGGGTCAAGCCATTAAGTCGGAGCACTTGCTCCAGCTGCCGACCAGCCTCGAACGGCGACTGCTTGACTGGAAGGCGGCTCTGGAGGGCATCGCAAGCCGCAATCGCCGGCGTCAAACAGCACGCCCGGGGCGCCCTACAAACGCTTGGCGGCAAGTACCGGGCTTGTGGCACCCGGTGTTGCGGCCTCCAGCCGCCCACGCTCAAACGGTGCCCCCAACGCCGGCGGGAGGTCGCCGGCAACGGCCAGGAACTCTTCAAGCGTCATTACACCATTCGCCATCGCCAGCCTAAAGCGCTCCGGTCCGTGGTCCGTCAGTATGTGGACAATTCGCCACCGGAACTCCAAGGTGAGGTCCCGGAGCGTGTCACACACGGCCACCGCGTCCCTGTCCTCATCGACAAGCACAAAACAGGTTCCGTCGAGCTTACCGCGCTTTGAGCGGCCTGGTTCACTCAGGCGCAACCTCATCGACTTTGCGACATGCTGGAAGGTTTCAACGGCAGGGATTCTGGTGGCCATAACAACTCACTTGTCTGATTAGGGAAGGTGCAATCCGGTGTTGTCGGGCATATCGGGCGTGCCGCGAACCGCTGGTCACGGAACTGGCGTGGCTCATGCGGTACACGGAGGAACGTGCCGGCACGCCCGGGTGCTGTACGTCCGCGGCCAAAGCCATCTTGCGACC
Above is a genomic segment from Luteibacter aegosomatissinici containing:
- a CDS encoding SDR family NAD(P)-dependent oxidoreductase, yielding MIDLNGKRALVTGGSRGIGAAIALVLAENGADVAITYQRSANPAQQVLDSVKALGRRAVAIQADSADPFAISTSVNDTVAGLGGIDILVNSAGVGHVGLIADIDLDEYERLMDVNVRAPVLFARATIPHLPGGGRIIVIGSALGERVPFPGNTAYAMSKAALTSFTRGLSRELGPHGVTVNLVQPGATNTDANPADGSTAAFQRGLTSLGRFAEPRDIANAVAFLASPAASMITGTTLTVDGGAIA